A window of the Desulfovibrio sp. UIB00 genome harbors these coding sequences:
- a CDS encoding metalloregulator ArsR/SmtB family transcription factor — MRTTYLNTLPEHWQPVAAVFAAMGDTTRQRILLLFEPGEELSIKDIAAEFDFGRSTIVHHLAVLEKAGILAVRREGRQALYSVCHNVVLDSLEKLRLFIEEDLQEGAAAQPQAEKGTNA; from the coding sequence ATGAGAACGACGTACCTGAATACCCTTCCTGAACATTGGCAGCCCGTGGCCGCAGTATTCGCAGCCATGGGGGATACCACCCGTCAGCGCATCCTGCTTTTGTTCGAGCCCGGCGAGGAGCTTTCCATCAAGGATATTGCCGCAGAATTTGATTTTGGACGTTCCACCATTGTGCACCATCTGGCAGTGCTGGAAAAAGCCGGAATCCTCGCCGTGCGGCGTGAGGGCAGGCAGGCCCTGTATTCTGTATGTCACAATGTTGTGCTGGATTCTCTGGAAAAACTCCGTCTCTTTATTGAAGAAGACCTGCAAGAAGGGGCTGCTGCGCAGCCCCAAGCTGAGAAGGGAACAAACGCATGA
- a CDS encoding LacI family DNA-binding transcriptional regulator — protein MTAETSSKSRSRHTAAKKVTLAHVAKAAGVSQATVSMVLNGREGVSFADETIAAVFAAAESLGYRNARRAVGCANVPSVLVVAPNVTNPYYSTVIQAMQQAAALKGYATSIYTTYRSLESELAALRLARNMGMAGIIFAMLAHPEEVLEKADRKLPMVVIGDRRQDLNVDTVELNNYDAGSLIARHMHDLGHQHLAYISTTLDQANPIRMQRLQGLRDTFAQLCPQGTVLVKSRDITPETELENLQIEHIVGLELTRKCLDDKKITAFVAVNDMVAYGVIDAVRGAGFTIPGDYSVCGFDNIFPSGFAGVALTTVEHYMRDKGRNALEILHNKISGAASDRNITRVEYSHKLITRTSTAAPRAGG, from the coding sequence ATGACGGCAGAAACAAGCAGCAAGAGCCGCAGCAGGCATACCGCTGCAAAAAAAGTTACGCTTGCCCATGTGGCAAAGGCAGCCGGAGTTTCTCAGGCTACGGTTTCGATGGTGCTCAACGGGCGGGAAGGTGTTTCGTTTGCAGACGAAACCATTGCCGCAGTTTTTGCGGCGGCGGAGAGTCTTGGCTATCGGAATGCAAGGAGAGCCGTTGGGTGTGCAAACGTTCCCTCAGTGCTTGTGGTGGCCCCCAATGTCACCAATCCATATTATTCCACCGTTATTCAGGCCATGCAGCAGGCCGCCGCGCTCAAGGGCTATGCCACCAGCATCTATACCACCTACCGCAGCCTTGAGAGCGAGCTGGCGGCCCTGCGCCTTGCGCGCAATATGGGCATGGCGGGCATTATTTTTGCCATGCTGGCCCATCCCGAAGAAGTGCTTGAAAAGGCTGACCGCAAGTTGCCCATGGTTGTTATTGGCGACAGGCGGCAGGATCTTAACGTGGATACGGTGGAATTGAACAATTACGATGCAGGCAGCCTCATTGCCCGGCATATGCACGATCTGGGGCATCAGCATCTGGCCTACATTTCCACAACGCTGGATCAAGCCAACCCCATCCGCATGCAGCGATTGCAGGGCCTGCGCGATACCTTTGCCCAACTGTGCCCGCAAGGCACGGTGCTGGTAAAAAGCCGGGATATCACCCCCGAGACAGAGCTTGAGAATTTGCAGATCGAACATATTGTGGGGCTTGAACTGACGCGCAAATGCCTTGATGACAAAAAAATCACCGCCTTTGTGGCGGTGAACGACATGGTGGCCTACGGCGTGATAGACGCCGTGCGCGGAGCAGGCTTTACCATTCCCGGCGACTACAGCGTTTGCGGCTTTGACAATATCTTTCCATCAGGATTTGCGGGCGTGGCACTGACCACGGTAGAGCATTATATGCGCGACAAAGGCCGCAACGCGCTGGAAATTTTGCACAATAAAATCAGCGGTGCGGCCTCTGACCGAAATATCACCCGCGTGGAATACAGCCATAAGCTCATTACGCGCACCTCTACTGCTGCGCCGCGCGCTGGCGGCTAG
- a CDS encoding MFS transporter, with protein MDDSSQQKYVPSKKEMRKVVIASLLGATIEWYDFFLYGVVAGIVFNKLYFPTADPFIGTIMAYSTFAIGYLARPLGGFIFGHYGDKLGRKRMLILTMLIMGIATMGIGLVPTYASIGIAAPIILQTLRLCQGLGLGGEWGGAVLMTYEYASDRQKAFYASIPQMGLATGLCLSSGMVALLSWLLDNEQFLEWGWRFAFLVSVVLIAIALYVRTHILETPEFRKAEAKGDTSKKALPIVTVCKNYPGNIALGVGARWIDGVFFNVLAVFSITYLVQQIHTTRTEALTAVMFAALLMCPFILIAGRLADRFGRGRIYGLASLACGISIFPSFWLMQSSGGNMFLVGLAIAIPLSIFYAGVFGPEAALFSDLFPAEVRYTGISIVYQFPGFLVAGIVPGVCTALIQWNDGDPFYICIFVLVAAATSAFSAFTIQARHNRLAAQAAGTAQG; from the coding sequence ATGGACGACAGCTCACAGCAAAAATACGTTCCTTCCAAAAAGGAAATGCGCAAGGTCGTAATTGCCAGCCTGCTTGGCGCCACCATTGAATGGTACGACTTTTTCCTCTACGGCGTTGTGGCGGGCATTGTGTTCAACAAGCTCTACTTCCCCACCGCCGACCCCTTCATCGGCACCATCATGGCCTACAGTACCTTTGCCATCGGCTATCTGGCACGCCCCCTTGGCGGCTTTATCTTCGGCCATTACGGCGACAAGCTGGGCCGTAAACGCATGCTCATTCTCACCATGCTCATCATGGGTATTGCCACAATGGGTATTGGCCTTGTGCCCACCTATGCCTCCATTGGCATTGCCGCGCCCATCATCCTGCAAACGCTGCGCTTGTGTCAGGGCCTTGGCCTTGGCGGCGAATGGGGCGGCGCGGTGCTCATGACCTATGAATATGCCAGTGATCGCCAAAAAGCCTTTTACGCCAGCATTCCCCAGATGGGCCTTGCCACCGGCCTGTGCCTTTCTTCCGGCATGGTCGCCCTGCTCTCCTGGCTGCTGGACAACGAGCAGTTTCTGGAGTGGGGCTGGCGCTTTGCCTTCCTTGTGAGCGTGGTACTCATCGCCATTGCCCTCTATGTGCGCACGCATATTCTGGAAACCCCCGAATTCCGCAAGGCCGAAGCCAAGGGCGATACCAGCAAAAAGGCCCTGCCCATCGTGACAGTATGCAAAAACTACCCTGGCAACATTGCCCTGGGCGTTGGCGCACGGTGGATTGACGGCGTGTTCTTCAACGTGCTGGCCGTGTTTTCCATCACCTACCTCGTGCAGCAGATCCACACCACGCGCACCGAAGCACTTACGGCGGTTATGTTTGCGGCCCTGCTCATGTGCCCCTTTATTCTGATCGCTGGCCGCCTGGCAGACCGCTTTGGCCGGGGCCGCATTTACGGCCTTGCCAGCCTTGCCTGCGGCATTTCCATTTTCCCCTCGTTCTGGCTTATGCAGAGCAGCGGCGGCAACATGTTTCTGGTTGGCCTTGCCATCGCCATCCCGCTGAGTATTTTTTACGCTGGTGTTTTTGGGCCAGAGGCCGCGCTGTTCTCTGACCTCTTCCCTGCTGAAGTGCGTTACACGGGTATTTCCATCGTGTACCAGTTCCCGGGCTTTCTGGTTGCGGGCATAGTGCCCGGCGTGTGCACCGCCCTGATCCAGTGGAACGACGGCGATCCCTTCTACATCTGCATCTTCGTACTCGTAGCCGCAGCAACCAGCGCGTTCTCGGCCTTTACCATCCAGGCGCGGCACAACAGATTGGCTGCGCAGGCTGCGGGAACCGCACAGGGTTAG
- a CDS encoding phosphodiesterase, with product MRILQLSDTHLRGDHSLSFRVVDTRRCLDEAVAHVKSLTQQPDIIVITGDLADSGDLNAYHILHDELLPFGVPVYAVPGNHDRRDRLREVMPHWCPAKEDIAPYLCYTVEEENLRLIMMDSMSPGSHSGHFPAETGDWLERELAKRPDTPTMFFMHHPPFVTGMGAMDEPFENVERFAAIVERNPQMRLSFGHMHRPIVTEWHGRIAMTAPAVSMQIDLDLSPEGGDNFRMETPGYLLHHFDKGVWNSHICQIAVQATFAGPYPFAGSVNPTQ from the coding sequence ATGCGTATATTGCAACTTTCAGACACGCACCTGCGGGGCGACCACAGCCTGTCTTTCAGGGTGGTAGATACCCGGCGTTGCCTGGACGAAGCCGTGGCTCACGTAAAAAGCCTGACGCAACAGCCGGATATTATTGTCATCACAGGCGATCTTGCCGACAGCGGAGACCTTAACGCATATCACATCCTGCACGACGAACTCTTGCCCTTTGGGGTGCCCGTGTACGCCGTGCCCGGCAACCACGACAGGCGCGACCGCCTGCGCGAGGTAATGCCCCACTGGTGCCCGGCCAAGGAAGATATTGCGCCCTACCTCTGCTATACGGTGGAAGAAGAAAACCTGCGGCTGATCATGATGGACAGCATGAGCCCCGGCTCCCATTCCGGCCACTTCCCCGCCGAAACCGGCGACTGGCTGGAGCGTGAACTGGCAAAGCGCCCGGATACGCCAACCATGTTCTTCATGCACCACCCCCCGTTTGTTACGGGCATGGGCGCCATGGACGAACCTTTTGAAAACGTGGAGCGCTTTGCAGCAATTGTAGAGCGCAACCCGCAGATGCGGCTGAGTTTCGGCCACATGCACCGCCCCATCGTCACCGAGTGGCATGGGCGGATAGCCATGACGGCACCTGCGGTTTCCATGCAGATAGACCTTGATCTCTCCCCCGAGGGCGGCGACAACTTCCGCATGGAAACGCCGGGCTATCTCCTCCACCACTTTGACAAGGGCGTGTGGAATTCCCACATCTGCCAGATTGCAGTGCAGGCTACGTTTGCCGGGCCGTATCCCTTTGCTGGCTCGGTGAATCCTACCCAATAG
- a CDS encoding TetR/AcrR family transcriptional regulator has product MKESAREKIIAVGVEIVAVSGFNATGIDAILKAAGVPKGSFYHHFGTKENFGIEVINLFAENYTKKLHGYLDDETLPPLQRIRRYLEESIERTVQDNFSKGCLIGNLGQELAAQSERFRCRLEEVFHDWLGLFAKCLHEAQQAGELNPGLDPQSLAGFLLSGWEGAILRAKVMRSPDPLKQFVNVLFTRVLTTG; this is encoded by the coding sequence ATGAAAGAAAGCGCACGAGAAAAAATCATTGCTGTAGGTGTTGAAATTGTCGCTGTTTCCGGCTTCAACGCCACAGGCATAGATGCCATACTCAAGGCGGCGGGCGTGCCGAAAGGCTCGTTCTACCACCATTTTGGCACCAAGGAAAACTTCGGCATTGAGGTCATCAACCTCTTTGCTGAAAACTATACAAAAAAACTGCACGGCTATCTTGATGATGAAACGCTGCCCCCGCTCCAGCGCATCCGCAGGTATCTGGAAGAAAGCATTGAACGTACAGTGCAGGACAACTTCAGCAAGGGTTGCCTCATCGGAAATCTGGGACAGGAGCTGGCCGCTCAGAGTGAACGGTTCAGATGCCGCCTGGAAGAAGTCTTCCACGACTGGCTCGGCCTGTTTGCCAAGTGCCTGCACGAAGCGCAACAGGCTGGTGAACTGAATCCGGGGCTTGATCCCCAGTCGCTTGCAGGCTTTCTCCTCTCTGGCTGGGAAGGAGCCATTTTGCGGGCAAAGGTCATGCGCTCGCCCGATCCGCTGAAGCAATTTGTGAACGTGCTGTTCACAAGGGTTTTAACAACAGGGTAA
- a CDS encoding type 1 glutamine amidotransferase domain-containing protein: protein MNAQKKILMVTTSADALTNGRKTGVWLEEIAVPYLALAKAGLSITVASPKGGAVPVDPHSLDDASVAKWPDILELLKNSALLKDIQAEGFDAIFLPGGHGTMMDFATDAELKRLLNDFAKADKIIAAVCHGPAGLVGAKKADGSPLVAGKTITAFTDDEEIAMQLEKAVPFMLETTLRNEGANFVVGPMWTPHVEVDGKLITGQNPASSEPIAQAVLERLR, encoded by the coding sequence ATGAACGCGCAAAAAAAAATACTCATGGTTACGACCAGCGCCGATGCCCTGACCAACGGTAGAAAAACAGGCGTGTGGCTTGAAGAAATCGCGGTTCCCTATCTTGCGCTGGCAAAGGCCGGCCTCTCCATAACCGTTGCCAGCCCCAAGGGCGGCGCAGTGCCAGTTGATCCCCACAGCCTTGATGATGCCTCTGTTGCCAAATGGCCCGACATCCTTGAACTGCTGAAAAATTCTGCACTGCTCAAGGATATTCAGGCCGAAGGCTTTGACGCCATTTTTCTGCCTGGCGGCCACGGCACCATGATGGATTTTGCCACCGATGCCGAACTGAAGCGCCTGCTCAATGATTTTGCCAAAGCAGACAAAATAATTGCGGCAGTGTGCCACGGCCCGGCTGGGCTGGTAGGGGCAAAAAAAGCTGACGGCTCCCCCCTTGTGGCGGGCAAAACCATAACGGCCTTTACCGATGATGAAGAAATTGCCATGCAGCTGGAAAAGGCAGTTCCCTTTATGCTCGAAACAACGTTGCGCAACGAAGGCGCGAACTTTGTGGTCGGCCCCATGTGGACACCGCACGTGGAAGTGGACGGCAAGCTCATAACCGGGCAAAACCCGGCCTCCAGCGAACCCATTGCCCAGGCGGTTCTTGAACGCCTGCGGTAA